From one Triticum urartu cultivar G1812 chromosome 3, Tu2.1, whole genome shotgun sequence genomic stretch:
- the LOC125548953 gene encoding probable jasmonic acid carboxyl methyltransferase 2, which produces MASKQMVHMNQGQGETSYASNSGIQNALQNRLKPLIEAAIVELCSSTNTSFPEKMLIADLGCSSGPNALALVSVAIEAIHSHCLHLQQPPPEVCVLLNDLPDNDFNTVVKSLVMLRQSNKPAVVTVGITPGSFYERLFTSGSMHLFCSSNSLNWLSKVPEDLTRNWIPAYDIDEHARSERLPMVLEAYAQQFRKDFTLFLELRAKELVPGGRMVVSLAGRRSDDRASKFSHVWEVFAQILSVMASEGVIDKAKYDSFYVPVYGPSDEELREIIQAEGSFSITEMRVHHFTRGRDNALITASWYANQMRAAFEPIVVHHFGDVMDEFVRTAERRWSVEGSLQDEVTRYPRAQLVASLTKNSLFKISSDLSLFLG; this is translated from the exons ATGGCCTCCAAGCAGATGGTGCATATGAATCAAGGACAAGGGGAAACAAGCTATGCTAGCAACTCCGGTATTCAG AATGCTCTGCAGAACAGGCTGAAGCCCCTGATAGAAGCGGCCATCGTTGAGTTATGCAGCAGCACTAACACCTCGTTCCCCGAAAAAATGCTGATCGCGGACTTGGGCTGCTCCTCTGGACCAAACGCGCTGGCACTGGTATCGGTTGCCATCGAGGCCATCCATAGCCACTGCCTTCATTTACAGCAGCCACCACCGGAAGTGTGCGTGCTCCTCAACGACCTGCCTGACAACGACTTCAACACTGTGGTGAAGAGCCTGGTCATGCTCCGTCAAAGCAACAAGCCTGCTGTTGTGACTGTTGGGATCACGCCGGGGTCGTTTTATGAGAGGCTCTTCACTAGTGGCTCCATGCATCTTTTCTGCTCGTCCAACAGCCTGAATTGGCTCTCAAAG GTTCCTGAAGATCTAACGAGGAACTGGATTCCGGCTTACGACATTGATGAGCATGCCAGGAGTGAAAGGCTCCCTATGGTCCTTGAGGCTTATGCACAACAATTCAGGAAAGATTTCACGCTTTTCTTAGAGCTGAGAGCCAAAGAACTAGTCCCAGGAGGCCGGATGGTTGTGTCCCTTGCAGGGAGGCGTTCTGATGACCGCGCTTCGAAATTCTCTCACGTGTGGGAAGTCTTTGCTCAGATCTTAAGTGTCATGGCCTCAGAG GGAGTGATTGACAAAGCGAAGTATGATTCATTCTACGTGCCGGTGTATGGACCTTCGGATGAAGAGCTCCGGGAGATCATCCAAGCAGAGGGCTCCTTTTCCATCACCGAGATGCGGGTGCACCACTTTACACGGGGTCGGGACAACGCTCTCATCACCGCAAGCTGGTACGCGAACCAGATGAGAGCCGCGTTTGAGCCGATAGTCGTGCATCATTTCGGAGATGTGATGGATGAATTTGTGAGGACCGCGGAGCGGCGCTGGAGCGTGGAGGGAAGCTTGCAGGACGAGGTTACCAGATACCCACGGGCTCAGCTTGTCGCGTCGCTCACCAAGAACTCACTATTCAAAATATCTTCTGATTTATCGCTATTCTTGGGGTGA
- the LOC125545629 gene encoding anthranilate O-methyltransferase 3-like isoform X2 → MLTTLVFSNAGTLQPRKIVIADLGCSTGPNALALVSIAVNAIHDHCLQFQQPSPEVSVLLNDLPENDFNTVVKSLVTLRQSNDPVVVTGITPGSFYERLFTSESVHLVCSSNSLHWLSKAPEDLKRNLIPAYDIDEHSRREKLPIVLEAYAKQYRKDFTLFLELRAKELASGGRMIISLLGRRSDIITTKFPFLPEIVAQILCVMVSEGVIDKEKFDSFYGLMHEPSLEELREIIQEERSFSIREMREHDPRTDINKTLSTPGIFVGFLRSLFEPVIVQHFGYVMDEFVRTVERRYILEGSLQEERAKCPYAMLVISSQRHDYQVPKGTSHLMIVKLMLSLRSNVCPFDYVNYTL, encoded by the exons ATGCTAACAACTCTAGTATTCAG CAACGCCGGCACCTTGCAGCCCAGGAAGATAGTGATCGCGGACTTGGGCTGCTCCACTGGTCCAAATGCGCTTGCATTGGTATCGATTGCTGTCAATGCGATCCACGATCACTGTCTTCAGTTCCAGCAACCATCACCAGAAGTGTCTGTGCTCCTCAACGATCTTCCTGAGAACGACTTCAACACGGTGGTGAAGAGCCTAGTCACTCTACGTCAAAGCAACGATCCTGTTGTTGTTACCGGTATCACACCAGGGTCGTTTTACGAGCGGCTCTTCACTAGTGAATCTGTGCATCTTGTTTGCTCGTCCAATAGCTTACATTGGCTCTCAAAG GCTCCAGAAGATCTAAAGAGGAATCTCATCCCAGCATATGACATTGATGAGCATTCTAGGCGTGAAAAACTTCCTATAGTGCTTGAGGCTTATGCAAAACAATACAGGAAAGATTTCACACTTTTTTTGGAGCTGAGAGCCAAAGAGTTGGCCTCAGGAGGCCGAATGATTATTTCTCTGCTAGGGAGGCGGTCTGATATAATCACCACCAAATTCCCTTTCCTTCCAGAAATTGTAGCTCAGATTCTATGTGTCATGGTCTCAGAG GGTGTGATCGACAAAGAAAAGTTTGATTCTTTTTATGGGCTAATGCATGAACCTTCGCTCGAAGAGCTGAGAGAGATCATCCAAGAGGAGCGTTCCTTTTCAATCAGGGAGATGCGGGAGCATGACCCTAGAACCGATATAAACAAGACTCTCAGCACCCCAGGCATATTCGTGGGATTTCTGAGATCTTTGTTTGAGCCGGTAATAGTCCAACATTTTGGATATGTCATGGATGAATTCGTGAGGACCGTGGAGCGGCGGTATATCCTAGAGGGAAGCTTGCAAGAGGAGCGTGCCAAGTGCCCTTATGCTATGCTGGTCATATCCTCGCAAAGGCATGATTATCAGGTACCTAAAGGTACATCACATTTGATGATAGTAAAACTGATGCTTTCTTTGAGGTCAAATGTGTGTCCATTTGATTATGTAAACTACACATTGTGA
- the LOC125548952 gene encoding chitinase CLP-like: MSARAKLFHTTPKNHVFRRVIVSSLVLLLSCAAASGEQTPHKPLVTKLAKDPITSLYTITIKADKSPLLLDLAGSLVWSTCPPPSSSHSTVACQSDPCGGTASQQCLRRCPPPSSSHSTVACQSGPCLRGCACNSVTRECSTGGLTSFAMSANTSDGTMELLPEESFAVVGACAPGSLLRSLPAGATGVAGFSRRPLSLPSQLASQRGFGDKFKTRILRRREYIPVKGISVSWHEADAPAALLRGALDLDAATGRGGVVLSTAMPYMIMRPDVFRAFAEAFDAAISRGENSTSRVKRVVPAPKPFELCYKGGFPKLKRPVRRDVPRINLELGDGATGNWTLFNDNYMVQVDGAMCLAILPMGPGGMSVEGGPAVVIGGKQLEKNLPVFDLEKQVLRFSMSSCRSTSFFGN; encoded by the exons ATGTCTGCCCGAGCCAAGCTTTTCCACACTACTCCCAAGAACCATGTGTTCCGTCGTGTCATCGTCTCGTCGCTCGTCCTGCTGCTGTCATgcgcggcggcgagcggcgagcAAACCCCGCACAAACCACTGGTCACCAAGCTCGCCAAGGACCCCATCACCTCTCTCTACACCATCACCATCAAGGCCGACAAGTCGCCGCTCCTCCTCGACCTCGCCGGCTCGCTCGTCTGGTCGACGTGCCCGCCGCCGTCGTCATCGCACAGCACTGTGGCATGCCAGTCCGATCCGTGCGGTGGCACGGCCAGCCAGCAGTGCTTACGCCGCTGCCCGCCGCCGTCGTCATCGCACAGCACTGTGGCATGCCAGTCCGGTCCGTGCCTGCGCGGCTGCGCCTGCAACTCGGTCACCCGCGAGTGCTCCACCGGCGGCCTCACGAGCTTCGCGATGTCGGCCAACACCAGCGACGGCACCATGGAGCTTCTCCCGGAAGAGTCGTTCGCCGTCGTCGGCGCGTGCGCGCCGGGCAGCCTGCTGAGGTCGCTCCCCGCGGGCGCCACCGGCGTCGCGGGGTTCTCCCGGCGCCCGCTCTCGCTGCCGTCGCAGCTCGCCTCCCAGCGCGGTTTCGGAG ataaatttaagacaagaattttgagacggagggagtacatcccTGTCAAGGGCATCTCCGTGTCGTGGCACGAGGCCGACGCTCCAGCGGCCTTGCTCCGCGGCGCGCTCGACCTCGACGCCGCCACCGGCCGCGGTGGCGTCGTGCTGAGCACCGCCATGCCGTACATGATCATGCGTCCCGACGTATTCCGCGCGTTCGCCGAGGCGTTCGACGCCGCGATTAGCAG GGGGGAGAATTCGACGAGCAGGGTGAAGCGGGTGGTGCCGGCGCCGAAGCCGTTCGAGCTGTGCTACAAGGGCGGGTTCCCGAAGCTGAAGCGGCCGGTGAGGCGCGACGTGCCGCGCATCAACCTGGAGCTGGGCGACGGCGCCACGGGGAACTGGACGCTGTTCAACGACAACTACATGGTGCAGGTGGACGGGGCGATGTGCTTGGCGATCCTGCCGATGGGGCCCGGTGGCATGTCGGTGGAGGGCGGGCCGGCGGTGGTGATCGGCGGGAAGCAGCTCGAGAAAAACCTGCCGGTGTTCGACCTGGAGAAACAGGTGCTCAGGTTCAGCATGTCCAGTTGCAGAAGCACCAGTTTCTTTGGAAACTAA
- the LOC125545629 gene encoding probable methyltransferase TCM_000336 isoform X1 produces the protein MASKQTAPIMNQGQGETSYANNSSIQNAEQNKMKSLIEGVVVELCSNAGTLQPRKIVIADLGCSTGPNALALVSIAVNAIHDHCLQFQQPSPEVSVLLNDLPENDFNTVVKSLVTLRQSNDPVVVTGITPGSFYERLFTSESVHLVCSSNSLHWLSKAPEDLKRNLIPAYDIDEHSRREKLPIVLEAYAKQYRKDFTLFLELRAKELASGGRMIISLLGRRSDIITTKFPFLPEIVAQILCVMVSEGVIDKEKFDSFYGLMHEPSLEELREIIQEERSFSIREMREHDPRTDINKTLSTPGIFVGFLRSLFEPVIVQHFGYVMDEFVRTVERRYILEGSLQEERAKCPYAMLVISSQRHDYQVPKGTSHLMIVKLMLSLRSNVCPFDYVNYTL, from the exons ATGGCCTCCAAACAGACGGCACCGATTATGAATCAAGGACAAGGGGAAACTAGCTATGCTAACAACTCTAGTATTCAG AACGCTGAGCAGAACAAGATGAAATCCCTGATTGAAGGGGTTGTCGTTGAATTATGCAGCAACGCCGGCACCTTGCAGCCCAGGAAGATAGTGATCGCGGACTTGGGCTGCTCCACTGGTCCAAATGCGCTTGCATTGGTATCGATTGCTGTCAATGCGATCCACGATCACTGTCTTCAGTTCCAGCAACCATCACCAGAAGTGTCTGTGCTCCTCAACGATCTTCCTGAGAACGACTTCAACACGGTGGTGAAGAGCCTAGTCACTCTACGTCAAAGCAACGATCCTGTTGTTGTTACCGGTATCACACCAGGGTCGTTTTACGAGCGGCTCTTCACTAGTGAATCTGTGCATCTTGTTTGCTCGTCCAATAGCTTACATTGGCTCTCAAAG GCTCCAGAAGATCTAAAGAGGAATCTCATCCCAGCATATGACATTGATGAGCATTCTAGGCGTGAAAAACTTCCTATAGTGCTTGAGGCTTATGCAAAACAATACAGGAAAGATTTCACACTTTTTTTGGAGCTGAGAGCCAAAGAGTTGGCCTCAGGAGGCCGAATGATTATTTCTCTGCTAGGGAGGCGGTCTGATATAATCACCACCAAATTCCCTTTCCTTCCAGAAATTGTAGCTCAGATTCTATGTGTCATGGTCTCAGAG GGTGTGATCGACAAAGAAAAGTTTGATTCTTTTTATGGGCTAATGCATGAACCTTCGCTCGAAGAGCTGAGAGAGATCATCCAAGAGGAGCGTTCCTTTTCAATCAGGGAGATGCGGGAGCATGACCCTAGAACCGATATAAACAAGACTCTCAGCACCCCAGGCATATTCGTGGGATTTCTGAGATCTTTGTTTGAGCCGGTAATAGTCCAACATTTTGGATATGTCATGGATGAATTCGTGAGGACCGTGGAGCGGCGGTATATCCTAGAGGGAAGCTTGCAAGAGGAGCGTGCCAAGTGCCCTTATGCTATGCTGGTCATATCCTCGCAAAGGCATGATTATCAGGTACCTAAAGGTACATCACATTTGATGATAGTAAAACTGATGCTTTCTTTGAGGTCAAATGTGTGTCCATTTGATTATGTAAACTACACATTGTGA